The proteins below are encoded in one region of Pseudomonas anguilliseptica:
- a CDS encoding DUF1040 family protein, producing the protein MRDPERIDEMLELIREVWQDNPDLRLGQLIMNAARMREPTAENIFYIEDGSLAKGLRRYLEQVKTKE; encoded by the coding sequence ATGAGAGACCCAGAACGCATCGACGAGATGCTGGAATTAATTCGTGAAGTTTGGCAGGACAATCCGGATCTACGGCTTGGTCAACTAATTATGAATGCAGCCCGTATGCGTGAGCCCACAGCCGAGAATATCTTCTATATCGAAGATGGAAGTCTTGCAAAGGGCTTAAGGCGTTATCTAGAGCAGGTTAAAACAAAAGAGTAA
- a CDS encoding Fis family transcriptional regulator, producing the protein MDNLALRKSVSEIVGRYLADLDGEVPSKGLYKVFINDMDYAVYRFVFIRHSKHQSNATKTLGISRATFRKRLIELDLHEVGA; encoded by the coding sequence ATGGATAACCTGGCATTAAGAAAATCTGTAAGTGAGATTGTGGGCAGATATTTAGCTGATCTAGATGGAGAGGTGCCGTCAAAAGGCTTATATAAAGTATTTATCAATGACATGGATTATGCCGTGTATCGTTTTGTTTTCATTCGTCATAGTAAACACCAAAGTAACGCCACTAAAACTCTTGGGATTAGCAGAGCGACATTCCGCAAAAGACTTATTGAATTAGATTTACATGAAGTAGGTGCGTAA
- a CDS encoding recombinase family protein: MEAGLVDLASGLDARTVDLRSLTASTDIKATAWRFLLQVLDAMAEMARKLILERTKASLEAAELCVKAGGPPSSYYPSNVQGAYPLAEQWDRR, encoded by the coding sequence ATGGAGGCAGGACTGGTTGATCTTGCTTCCGGCCTCGATGCGCGGACAGTTGATCTTCGCTCACTCACCGCCAGTACTGACATCAAAGCCACTGCTTGGCGCTTCCTCCTTCAAGTCCTCGACGCCATGGCAGAAATGGCGCGGAAATTGATCCTGGAGCGAACAAAGGCCAGCCTTGAAGCGGCCGAGCTTTGCGTAAAGGCCGGGGGGCCGCCCTCCAGCTATTACCCATCCAATGTCCAAGGCGCCTATCCCCTTGCTGAGCAATGGGATAGGCGCTAA
- the tnpB gene encoding IS66 family insertion sequence element accessory protein TnpB (TnpB, as the term is used for proteins encoded by IS66 family insertion elements, is considered an accessory protein, since TnpC, encoded by a neighboring gene, is a DDE family transposase.), whose amino-acid sequence MLSSNFFLEPAVMMRPDAKVEKVYLYPKPVDFRKSIDGLAALVELDIKVAVFDPVLFVFLNRARSRVKILYWERNGFCLWLKRLEAERFKSHPEPGEDAIVLTAQELNWLLDGIDLWRNRPHQVLTPRFVT is encoded by the coding sequence ATGCTGAGCTCCAATTTCTTTCTGGAGCCAGCCGTCATGATGCGCCCCGACGCCAAAGTCGAAAAAGTCTATCTATACCCCAAGCCGGTGGATTTCCGAAAATCCATCGATGGCCTGGCCGCCCTGGTCGAGCTGGATATCAAGGTGGCGGTGTTCGACCCGGTGCTGTTCGTCTTCCTCAACCGCGCGCGCAGCCGGGTGAAGATTTTGTATTGGGAGCGCAACGGCTTTTGCCTGTGGCTCAAGCGATTGGAGGCTGAACGCTTCAAGTCGCATCCGGAACCTGGCGAAGATGCGATCGTGCTGACGGCCCAGGAGTTGAACTGGTTGTTGGACGGTATCGACCTGTGGCGCAACCGGCCGCACCAGGTTTTGACCCCTAGGTTCGTCACCTGA
- the tnpC gene encoding IS66 family transposase, with protein MISVPETLPDDPAALKQLLAEVLSSAQELAKDKDGQIERLREQNALLIQRLFGRKSEQSSDPDSPQLEMFNEAESLAEAAAEAPAAEVEEEVVAPTKRRGKRKPLPAELPRVEVIHELPEHELTCECGCRKQAIGEETSEQLEIIPMQVQVIRHIRKTYACKACESAPVTADKPAQLIEKRLASPSVLAMLLTSKYADGIPLYRFEKMLSRHGIDIPRQTLARWVIQCGELLQPLLNLMRDRLLDSPVIHCDETRVQVLKEPGRDPSSHSWMWVQTGGPPGKPVILFDYTTSRAQEVPLRLLDGYRGYLMTDDYAGYNAVAAQQGVERLACWAHARRKFVEAQKVQPKGKTGRADIALGMINKLYGIERELKDASDEQRYRGRQQHSLPLLDQLKTWLEKPQPQVTAQNALGKAVNYLASNWSRLERYIEAGHLQIDNNAAERAIRPFVIGRKNWLFSDTPKGATASAQLYSLVETAKTNGQEPYAWLRHVLERLPLANSVEAYEALLPWNCQPTTPL; from the coding sequence ATGATTTCTGTGCCCGAAACCCTTCCTGATGACCCCGCCGCGCTCAAGCAATTGCTCGCTGAGGTGTTGTCGTCGGCGCAGGAATTGGCCAAGGACAAGGATGGGCAGATCGAGCGCCTGCGCGAACAAAACGCGCTGTTGATCCAGCGCCTGTTCGGCCGTAAATCCGAGCAGAGCAGCGACCCGGATTCACCGCAGCTAGAGATGTTCAACGAAGCGGAAAGCCTGGCCGAAGCGGCGGCTGAAGCTCCGGCCGCTGAGGTCGAGGAAGAAGTCGTTGCGCCGACCAAGCGCCGCGGCAAGCGCAAGCCGTTACCGGCCGAACTACCGCGTGTCGAGGTCATCCACGAACTGCCCGAACACGAACTGACCTGCGAATGCGGTTGCCGCAAGCAGGCCATCGGCGAAGAAACCAGCGAGCAGCTGGAAATCATCCCGATGCAGGTTCAGGTGATCCGCCACATTCGCAAGACCTATGCCTGCAAGGCCTGCGAAAGCGCGCCGGTCACCGCTGACAAACCGGCCCAACTGATCGAGAAAAGGCTGGCCAGCCCGAGCGTGCTGGCGATGCTGCTGACCAGCAAATACGCCGACGGCATCCCACTGTATCGCTTCGAAAAGATGCTCAGTCGCCATGGCATCGACATCCCCCGGCAGACCCTGGCGCGCTGGGTGATCCAGTGCGGCGAACTGCTACAACCGTTGCTCAACCTGATGCGCGACAGGCTGCTGGACAGTCCGGTGATCCACTGCGATGAAACCCGCGTGCAGGTGCTCAAGGAGCCTGGGCGCGATCCGAGCAGCCACTCCTGGATGTGGGTGCAGACCGGTGGCCCGCCTGGCAAACCGGTGATCCTCTTCGACTACACAACCAGCCGCGCGCAGGAGGTGCCGCTGCGCCTGCTCGACGGTTATCGCGGCTACCTGATGACCGACGATTACGCCGGCTACAACGCCGTGGCCGCACAACAAGGTGTTGAGCGCCTGGCCTGCTGGGCGCATGCGCGGCGCAAGTTCGTCGAAGCGCAAAAGGTGCAACCGAAGGGCAAAACCGGGCGTGCCGACATCGCGTTGGGGATGATCAACAAGCTCTACGGCATCGAGCGCGAACTTAAGGATGCCAGCGATGAACAGCGCTACCGGGGCCGCCAGCAGCACAGCCTACCGCTCCTCGATCAGCTCAAGACCTGGCTGGAGAAACCCCAGCCGCAGGTCACGGCGCAGAATGCCCTGGGCAAAGCAGTGAACTACCTGGCGAGCAACTGGAGCCGACTCGAACGCTACATCGAGGCTGGCCACCTGCAGATCGATAACAACGCTGCCGAGCGCGCGATCCGGCCCTTCGTCATAGGTCGCAAGAACTGGCTGTTCAGCGACACGCCGAAAGGCGCGACCGCCAGCGCCCAACTCTACAGCCTGGTGGAAACCGCCAAGACCAATGGCCAGGAGCCCTACGCCTGGCTGCGCCATGTCCTCGAACGCCTGCCGCTGGCCAACAGCGTTGAAGCCTACGAAGCGCTGCTGCCTTGGAACTGCCAACCAACGACGCCACTGTAA